In Bacillus sp. FJAT-45037, the following are encoded in one genomic region:
- a CDS encoding penicillin-binding protein 1A, producing MSEEQNTRAGRRQARQKTQKQKPSKKGIVKKILLSLIALGFLAVIAVGVTAFVMIQGAPPLDEERLALPQALIVHDKDDEFVSQLDSTERRINISIHDAPQVLEDAIISVEDIRFYEHFGIDVRRMFGALAANVTDGFGAEGASTITQQLVKNLFLSEQKQLTRKVQEQYLAVKLEQHYSKEQILEMYVNQIYLGSGGWGVEAASQSYFNKSVGELTLADAALLAGIPRRPSFYDPTKNPEAAESRRNLVISLMEQHGKVTSEEAAEAKAISIEDQLNLTARGESYPYAAFYDQMITELENMDGISMNDVYHSGLKVYTTLDVEAQQHVQNVLQTNDYITNFPDNEDFQAGVTLVDTKTGEIRAIGSGLENTGIQRGTNYATEFNRQPGSTVKPIIDYGPAIEYMQWSTGRVIVDEELSYNTGDPIRNFDRRFKGPMSMRAALAESRNVPAIKALQEVGVERASQFAQGLGIPIDTDPMHESYGLGGFNTGISSLELAGAYAAFGNNGTYTQPHVVRKVVFPDGREINTSPEPTVAMSDYTAYMITDMLKSVMTDGTGTRANIPGLPVAGKTGTTNFDDDVRQSLNIPDGGVPDVWFAGYTTNYTAAVWSGFRLNDENNYLQSPEERRLSQEIFKAVMEEVSRDVETADFQMPNSVVRIGVERSTGLLPSEFTPRSEIVEELFVRGNEPTRVSEEFIRLDAPRSMTAGYDDNTDQVIVSWDYPSNARDAVTFELTMSVNGSSPQVVAQGRDMQFILSGVELGSTYTFRATAISNDNSSLRSDPASAEVTITEEVIEEEEEIPDPTEEVESDEEEEIEVEEPDSDEDNPNNGNNNGNNGNNGNGNNGNNDDEQGDSDSDEDPPSNEDPEEDEEVQSNSSVIREDED from the coding sequence ATGTCAGAAGAACAAAACACACGAGCTGGTCGTCGTCAAGCACGTCAAAAAACACAAAAACAAAAACCTTCAAAAAAAGGGATAGTTAAAAAAATACTATTGTCATTGATAGCCTTAGGATTCCTTGCTGTCATTGCGGTTGGAGTAACTGCCTTTGTTATGATACAAGGTGCCCCTCCACTCGATGAGGAACGATTAGCACTTCCTCAAGCATTAATTGTACATGATAAAGATGATGAGTTTGTCTCACAGCTTGATTCCACTGAACGAAGAATCAACATTAGTATTCATGATGCCCCACAAGTGTTAGAAGATGCCATTATTTCTGTTGAAGATATTCGCTTTTATGAACACTTTGGTATTGACGTGCGCCGTATGTTTGGAGCCCTTGCTGCAAACGTAACAGATGGATTTGGAGCTGAGGGTGCGAGTACGATTACACAACAACTTGTAAAAAACCTTTTTCTCAGCGAACAAAAGCAATTAACAAGAAAAGTACAAGAACAGTATTTAGCTGTAAAGCTAGAGCAACATTATTCTAAAGAACAAATTCTTGAAATGTATGTCAATCAAATTTATTTAGGTTCAGGTGGTTGGGGTGTTGAAGCGGCCTCACAAAGTTACTTCAATAAGTCTGTAGGAGAGTTAACTTTAGCAGATGCTGCATTATTAGCTGGTATTCCAAGACGCCCAAGCTTTTATGACCCAACGAAAAACCCTGAAGCTGCTGAAAGTCGCCGGAACCTTGTCATCTCACTTATGGAACAACACGGTAAGGTTACAAGCGAAGAAGCCGCAGAAGCAAAAGCCATCTCAATCGAAGACCAATTAAATTTAACAGCACGCGGTGAATCTTATCCATACGCCGCGTTTTATGACCAAATGATTACCGAGTTAGAAAATATGGATGGGATTAGCATGAATGACGTCTATCACTCGGGTTTAAAGGTATATACGACTCTTGATGTCGAGGCACAACAACATGTGCAAAATGTCCTGCAAACAAATGATTACATTACAAATTTTCCTGATAATGAAGACTTTCAAGCTGGTGTCACTTTAGTTGATACAAAAACTGGTGAAATTCGTGCAATTGGAAGCGGTCTAGAAAACACCGGAATCCAGCGTGGTACAAATTATGCCACGGAATTCAATAGACAACCTGGTTCAACTGTCAAACCCATTATTGATTACGGTCCAGCCATTGAGTATATGCAATGGTCAACAGGTCGAGTGATTGTCGATGAAGAACTATCCTATAACACGGGGGATCCGATCCGAAATTTTGATCGGAGGTTCAAAGGTCCGATGTCGATGCGAGCGGCATTAGCTGAATCCCGAAATGTTCCAGCGATTAAAGCATTGCAAGAAGTTGGAGTCGAGCGTGCCAGTCAGTTTGCTCAAGGCCTAGGTATTCCAATTGACACCGACCCAATGCATGAATCATACGGTTTAGGTGGTTTCAACACAGGAATTAGCTCCTTGGAATTAGCTGGTGCATATGCGGCGTTTGGAAATAACGGTACATATACACAGCCACATGTTGTAAGAAAAGTAGTCTTTCCAGATGGTAGAGAGATTAACACTTCTCCAGAGCCGACAGTGGCTATGAGTGATTATACCGCTTATATGATCACGGACATGTTAAAAAGTGTCATGACAGATGGAACAGGTACTCGAGCGAACATCCCTGGACTCCCCGTTGCCGGTAAGACAGGAACAACAAACTTTGATGATGACGTTCGTCAAAGCTTGAATATCCCTGACGGTGGTGTTCCTGACGTCTGGTTTGCAGGCTATACAACGAATTATACTGCTGCCGTTTGGTCAGGATTTAGACTAAACGACGAGAATAATTATTTGCAATCTCCTGAAGAACGTCGTCTATCACAAGAGATCTTTAAAGCTGTGATGGAGGAAGTTTCTCGCGATGTGGAAACAGCTGATTTCCAGATGCCTAATTCTGTAGTACGAATTGGTGTCGAGCGTTCAACCGGCTTACTGCCAAGTGAATTTACACCAAGAAGTGAAATAGTAGAAGAATTATTTGTACGCGGCAATGAACCTACTCGCGTTTCTGAGGAATTTATTCGATTGGATGCTCCTAGAAGCATGACCGCTGGATACGATGATAATACCGATCAAGTCATTGTTAGTTGGGACTATCCGAGTAATGCTCGTGATGCGGTCACATTCGAATTGACGATGAGCGTTAACGGTTCAAGCCCTCAAGTGGTCGCTCAAGGTCGAGACATGCAGTTTATCTTATCAGGTGTCGAACTTGGTTCAACGTATACATTTAGAGCAACAGCGATCTCAAATGATAACTCAAGTCTCCGTAGTGACCCCGCTTCTGCTGAAGTGACGATCACAGAAGAAGTGATAGAAGAGGAAGAAGAAATTCCTGATCCTACTGAAGAAGTTGAGTCTGATGAAGAAGAGGAAATCGAAGTAGAAGAACCAGATAGCGACGAAGATAACCCTAACAACGGAAATAACAATGGAAATAACGGGAATAATGGAAATGGCAACAACGGAAACAATGATGACGAGCAAGGGGATTCTGATTCAGATGAAGATCCACCGAGTAATGAGGATCCTGAAGAAGATGAAGAAGTACAATCAAATAGCAGTGTCATTCGAGAAGATGAGGATTAA
- a CDS encoding dynamin family protein, with protein MNVDIMDMPLIESEKQRMQMINEKEKKPIFEVAFCGHFSAGKSTILNELLGAEVLPTSPIPTSANIIGIKNGELGLYVKRMDQTVKEWHGEIPWNRVREWGMNGSDISQMTIFAPLTFMNQSSVIYDTPGVDSTDPTHQAVTMEALYTTDLIVYVMDYNHIQSETNLYFLKQLSDENKPLFIIINQVDKHDESELPFAAFKQSVIDGFHEWGITPLDLYFTSMKQTDHPLNQFDAFKTKIKSILHHSDEVIQLSALRLKESFYLSVARRLEEEKQEAIQDVLEKLEEKGFDKEDLKQKEQVQQKQLHNEMAHQKVTDTFEEEWIKLSKDVTIFPYETTELAREWIASMDPSFKVGLFFSKKKTEEEQTVRLRKLISSTQDKLKSQLEFHIHRLFEQMDKSNLSNQEEVEKAISSVHFTIQPIHFTNEISAGHHERDYVFTFTKERTQFFIKQLRKQAEAVLELHLEGLEEHWEAVRVSLNAQLNYYKEIETFTTQIKEIEEAFDHEKSAYYHEAAQYKDQGHFESELNSIAIKSIPIEKDSSVFDQVTLPTESVIETEWESDEQVAQSRQKFDEDAANLWLGEVRELIEKEPSPKVIERERKRLLSRIDRYSKRSFMISLFGAFSAGKSSFANALLGEQILPVSPHPTTATVTTVRRSTTNHQHLSVVVEVKSKEQLELEIKSVAKQLDETLTLEDLKKWRPSEQLKATSWQRTYVSYLLTLKESLKSTEWKLGCEMTISHEELGNYVANEAYACLIHHVTIYYDCPLTLEGIVLVDTPGVNSIHGRHTNVAFTQLRESDAIFYVTYYNHAFSKSDQHFLTQIGKVNDRFSHDKLYFILNAADLASSAAELNGVKKHIYDQLLTIGINEPRLYPLSSKKGLVEKQKGTSTDTMFAEFEAAFYSETIEELKQLSFTLVQEEAKTYTGQLQETIAMVYAEDHERDKKLAKRKELVGKWKDWVGNATPASAKRRTEQEINELFLYLRERVQYVLNDQFIQYINVTTVTGKSKKAQQQSFVAAVKEWRNRGNHFLSQELEATYLRIEASMQEALVQWMKEIEHTIKKELATFYVDIDELEVTFKEEREGDLLSIKPEAYLTYLSSLRAFFEEGGSRRLKDQLVADGTEQARDHLLQLEKNVMGESESLLESLEGEMKKQIIWALELEFDRLNVSMTNEEREFIEQEYQSLQEMI; from the coding sequence ATGAATGTTGATATTATGGATATGCCGTTAATAGAAAGTGAAAAACAACGAATGCAGATGATAAATGAAAAAGAAAAAAAACCAATCTTTGAAGTTGCTTTTTGTGGTCATTTTTCTGCGGGTAAATCAACCATCTTAAATGAGTTATTAGGGGCAGAAGTCTTACCGACAAGCCCGATTCCTACAAGTGCCAACATTATCGGAATAAAAAATGGTGAACTGGGTTTGTACGTAAAAAGAATGGATCAAACCGTAAAGGAATGGCATGGTGAAATTCCGTGGAACCGTGTGAGAGAATGGGGAATGAATGGTTCAGACATTTCACAAATGACGATTTTTGCACCACTGACTTTTATGAATCAATCCAGCGTCATTTATGATACACCTGGAGTCGATTCTACAGACCCAACTCATCAAGCAGTAACGATGGAAGCTCTGTACACAACAGACTTGATCGTCTATGTGATGGATTATAATCACATTCAGTCCGAAACAAATCTTTATTTCCTGAAACAATTATCTGATGAGAACAAACCTCTTTTTATTATCATTAATCAAGTCGATAAGCACGATGAATCAGAGTTGCCCTTTGCTGCATTTAAGCAATCTGTCATAGATGGGTTTCATGAATGGGGGATCACGCCTCTTGATTTGTATTTTACAAGTATGAAGCAGACTGATCACCCGCTCAATCAATTTGACGCATTTAAAACGAAAATTAAATCGATCCTCCATCATAGTGACGAGGTTATTCAATTATCAGCACTTCGGCTAAAAGAAAGCTTTTATTTAAGTGTGGCAAGAAGGCTTGAAGAGGAAAAGCAAGAAGCGATTCAAGATGTCTTAGAGAAACTAGAGGAAAAAGGGTTCGATAAAGAAGATTTAAAGCAAAAAGAACAAGTTCAGCAAAAACAACTTCATAATGAAATGGCTCATCAAAAGGTGACAGACACGTTCGAAGAAGAATGGATCAAACTGTCGAAAGATGTAACGATCTTCCCGTATGAGACAACAGAACTTGCGAGAGAATGGATTGCCTCGATGGACCCATCATTTAAAGTAGGGTTATTCTTTTCAAAGAAAAAAACAGAGGAAGAACAGACCGTAAGATTACGTAAGCTAATCTCTAGTACGCAAGATAAATTAAAGAGTCAGCTAGAATTCCATATTCATCGTTTATTTGAACAGATGGATAAATCCAATCTCTCAAATCAAGAAGAAGTCGAGAAAGCAATTTCTTCTGTGCACTTTACCATTCAACCGATTCATTTTACAAATGAGATTAGTGCAGGTCATCATGAACGTGATTATGTTTTTACATTCACAAAAGAGAGAACACAATTCTTTATTAAACAATTGCGAAAGCAAGCAGAGGCTGTTCTCGAACTTCATTTAGAAGGATTAGAAGAGCATTGGGAAGCTGTGCGAGTATCGTTAAATGCGCAATTAAATTATTATAAGGAAATTGAAACGTTTACAACACAAATCAAAGAGATAGAGGAAGCGTTCGACCATGAAAAGAGCGCTTATTACCATGAAGCTGCTCAATACAAGGACCAAGGTCACTTTGAAAGTGAATTAAATTCTATTGCAATAAAGTCGATTCCAATTGAAAAAGATAGCTCTGTTTTTGACCAAGTCACGTTACCGACAGAAAGCGTCATTGAGACGGAATGGGAATCAGATGAACAGGTAGCTCAATCAAGGCAGAAGTTTGATGAGGACGCAGCAAATCTTTGGTTAGGGGAAGTAAGGGAGCTCATTGAGAAAGAGCCGAGCCCCAAAGTGATCGAGCGGGAAAGAAAGCGTCTGTTAAGTCGAATCGATCGTTACAGCAAGCGGTCATTTATGATTTCTTTATTTGGCGCATTTAGTGCAGGAAAATCAAGCTTTGCTAATGCATTATTAGGTGAACAGATTTTACCCGTTTCTCCCCATCCAACAACGGCGACGGTCACGACGGTTAGGAGATCAACGACGAACCATCAGCATTTAAGTGTAGTCGTTGAGGTGAAGTCGAAAGAACAACTAGAACTTGAAATTAAATCTGTAGCGAAACAATTAGATGAGACATTGACACTTGAGGACTTAAAGAAATGGCGTCCATCCGAACAACTAAAAGCCACGAGCTGGCAAAGAACATATGTATCTTATTTGCTTACTTTAAAAGAAAGCTTGAAATCAACTGAATGGAAACTTGGTTGTGAGATGACCATTTCGCATGAAGAACTGGGAAATTATGTGGCCAATGAGGCGTATGCATGTCTTATCCATCACGTGACCATTTATTACGATTGCCCACTCACTTTAGAAGGAATCGTCCTTGTCGATACACCAGGGGTCAATTCTATTCATGGCCGCCATACGAATGTTGCTTTTACGCAATTACGCGAGTCAGATGCCATTTTTTATGTGACGTACTATAATCATGCTTTTTCTAAATCAGATCAACATTTTTTGACTCAAATTGGCAAAGTTAATGACCGGTTTAGTCATGATAAGCTCTACTTTATTTTAAATGCAGCTGATTTAGCATCGAGTGCTGCGGAGTTGAATGGCGTAAAAAAACATATTTATGATCAGCTATTAACTATTGGGATCAACGAACCACGTTTGTATCCTTTATCAAGTAAAAAAGGTTTAGTAGAAAAACAAAAAGGAACGTCAACTGATACGATGTTTGCAGAATTTGAAGCTGCTTTTTACTCGGAAACGATAGAGGAGTTAAAACAATTAAGTTTTACTCTTGTACAAGAGGAAGCTAAAACTTACACAGGTCAACTACAAGAAACGATTGCGATGGTTTATGCAGAAGATCATGAACGAGATAAAAAGTTAGCAAAAAGAAAAGAGCTCGTCGGTAAATGGAAGGACTGGGTTGGAAATGCGACTCCAGCGTCTGCTAAACGACGAACAGAGCAAGAAATCAATGAATTATTTTTATATTTACGTGAACGGGTTCAGTATGTGTTAAATGATCAGTTCATTCAATATATTAATGTGACGACTGTAACAGGTAAATCAAAAAAAGCGCAACAACAGTCATTTGTCGCAGCGGTAAAAGAATGGAGAAATAGAGGCAATCATTTTTTATCGCAAGAATTAGAAGCCACGTATCTTCGTATAGAGGCATCGATGCAAGAGGCACTTGTTCAATGGATGAAAGAAATTGAGCATACAATCAAAAAGGAATTAGCGACTTTTTATGTCGATATAGATGAGCTAGAAGTGACTTTTAAAGAGGAGAGAGAAGGGGATCTTCTTTCGATTAAACCTGAGGCATATCTCACTTATTTATCTTCACTCAGAGCTTTCTTTGAAGAAGGAGGATCTCGTCGCTTGAAAGACCAGCTTGTTGCAGATGGGACAGAACAAGCAAGAGATCATTTACTTCAATTGGAGAAAAACGTGATGGGAGAGAGTGAATCACTGCTAGAGTCATTAGAAGGGGAAATGAAGAAGCAAATTATTTGGGCGTTGGAACTTGAATTTGATCGTTTGAATGTATCTATGACTAACGAGGAACGTGAATTTATTGAACAAGAGTATCAATCGTTACAAGAAATGATCTAG
- the recU gene encoding Holliday junction resolvase RecU, which translates to MTIRYPNGKRFKTSTRSKKSVKKSNQITYSNRGMTLEEDINQTNEFYIERGLAVIHKKPTPVQIVDVNYPKRSAAVIKEAYFKQASTTDYNGVYKGYYVDFEAKETKNKTSFPLKNFHDHQILHMKAVLKQKGICFALLRFSISDEVYLLDASYLIDFYENMNQSRKSIRKSDVETLGHQIKIGYQPRIDYLPIIDKIYLAP; encoded by the coding sequence GTGACGATTCGCTATCCGAATGGAAAAAGATTTAAAACTTCAACTAGAAGCAAAAAAAGCGTAAAGAAATCAAATCAAATCACGTACAGTAATCGCGGTATGACTTTAGAGGAGGACATAAACCAAACAAATGAATTCTACATCGAGCGAGGATTAGCGGTGATTCATAAAAAGCCTACTCCGGTCCAAATTGTTGATGTGAATTATCCTAAGCGTAGTGCTGCAGTGATAAAAGAAGCCTACTTTAAACAAGCATCTACAACTGATTATAATGGTGTTTACAAAGGATATTATGTTGATTTTGAGGCGAAGGAAACGAAAAATAAAACTTCTTTTCCATTAAAAAATTTTCATGATCACCAAATTTTGCATATGAAGGCTGTACTAAAACAAAAAGGTATCTGTTTTGCCTTGCTGCGCTTTTCTATATCAGATGAAGTATACTTATTAGATGCTTCCTATCTCATTGATTTTTATGAAAATATGAATCAATCTAGGAAATCAATACGAAAGTCCGATGTTGAAACATTAGGGCATCAGATTAAAATAGGTTATCAACCAAGGATTGATTATTTACCAATTATTGATAAGATCTATTTAGCCCCCTAA
- a CDS encoding YpoC family protein, producing the protein MQIMIPRSFQKPPFYEVSSIEVDEEASVKERLRTVHFYYDMTKEISPWEDPNAYLPILFSVWKEIAVKLRPLYQQRQTKEVYPSMLLMSALAIDALFWMNKKNVPGLDDVAHEVKTLPYQPPNSGERLAFVLNRVEAYPSFIQLHSFMQELEKLHARIKTIEKKHQHESSN; encoded by the coding sequence ATGCAAATTATGATTCCACGATCATTTCAAAAGCCTCCTTTTTATGAAGTGTCATCAATTGAAGTTGATGAGGAGGCATCTGTTAAAGAGCGTTTGCGAACTGTTCATTTTTATTATGATATGACTAAGGAAATTAGTCCTTGGGAGGATCCGAACGCATATCTTCCTATCCTTTTTTCTGTTTGGAAAGAAATAGCAGTGAAGCTAAGACCTCTATATCAACAGCGACAGACAAAAGAGGTCTATCCATCGATGCTTTTAATGAGTGCTTTAGCCATCGACGCTCTTTTTTGGATGAATAAAAAAAACGTTCCGGGACTAGATGATGTAGCGCATGAAGTGAAAACTTTGCCTTATCAGCCTCCCAACAGTGGAGAAAGGCTTGCTTTTGTATTAAATCGAGTCGAGGCCTATCCTAGTTTCATTCAACTGCATTCCTTCATGCAGGAGCTTGAAAAACTGCATGCAAGAATTAAGACAATCGAAAAAAAACATCAACACGAATCATCTAATTAA
- the racA gene encoding chromosome-anchoring protein RacA: MEMTMKTKEVSDQLGVNPTTIQRWMKFFGIRCETNEHGHYFFSIEQVDVLKAIQQQLQEGKKMREVDLSDHANFLSLPSQTTEKVGRVQTVVYEEKLDQVMKRVSDLEFQLSQKADEVVSYQLLKHRSEIENMMKLLQKLESRIDKMEEKVQHDRNESLVDLPYAARMEPKRKWKSFKQIFSF; the protein is encoded by the coding sequence ATGGAAATGACAATGAAAACAAAAGAGGTGTCAGATCAGCTAGGAGTTAACCCGACAACGATTCAAAGGTGGATGAAATTTTTTGGGATCCGCTGTGAGACTAATGAACACGGTCATTATTTCTTTTCAATCGAACAAGTTGATGTGTTAAAAGCTATTCAGCAACAACTTCAAGAAGGGAAGAAAATGAGAGAGGTGGACCTAAGTGATCATGCAAACTTCCTGTCTCTCCCGTCACAGACTACCGAAAAAGTAGGACGTGTTCAAACTGTTGTCTATGAGGAAAAACTTGATCAAGTCATGAAACGAGTATCCGATCTCGAGTTCCAATTATCCCAAAAGGCCGATGAGGTGGTTAGTTATCAATTACTCAAGCATCGTTCTGAAATTGAAAACATGATGAAGCTCCTTCAAAAGCTTGAATCGAGAATTGATAAGATGGAAGAGAAAGTACAACACGATCGAAATGAATCATTAGTTGATCTCCCGTATGCAGCGAGAATGGAACCTAAACGCAAGTGGAAATCATTTAAACAGATCTTCTCCTTTTAA
- a CDS encoding DUF2515 family protein → MKDNMNKVLTDIRNKTIKNNRDNISRTKAYEAFYTKHPEIRWALLAGVVSRNAGWNMTDLESIWYKQLVEQDVRATILAMYERANWIIFNDAYPQLLLYEYVKKHNLSNFDLLKIFNVSSFMQKEWKIFIDERDELRLCTALIINEQNLLESEVMSHPMYKKAIFYTARYQLEEHVHFSYVLLPTLKGSLYGQYVRRFTNVNARIELGKRLAMILFHPSVHHQIIDFLRKTEPTGSRRDYELVCQIASQNTSPILRWVYPVFRHHPSKGDDWSNRKKVDKQLFTSVNETEPKDIRRWVHKKRVELYWCYYVATSLHI, encoded by the coding sequence GTGAAAGATAACATGAATAAGGTACTAACAGATATACGTAATAAAACGATTAAGAATAATCGGGATAATATTTCACGAACGAAAGCTTATGAGGCGTTTTATACTAAGCATCCTGAAATTCGGTGGGCTCTACTTGCGGGGGTGGTCTCTAGAAATGCTGGATGGAATATGACAGATCTTGAAAGCATTTGGTATAAACAACTAGTTGAACAAGATGTTAGAGCGACGATTTTAGCCATGTATGAACGTGCTAATTGGATTATTTTTAATGATGCCTACCCTCAACTTCTCTTGTATGAATACGTAAAAAAGCATAATTTGTCCAACTTTGATCTACTGAAAATATTTAACGTTTCCTCTTTCATGCAAAAGGAGTGGAAGATATTTATTGACGAAAGAGATGAACTACGACTATGTACAGCCTTAATCATTAATGAACAGAATCTTTTAGAATCTGAAGTGATGAGCCACCCAATGTATAAGAAGGCGATTTTTTACACAGCTCGTTATCAATTAGAAGAACATGTTCATTTTAGTTACGTTCTTTTGCCTACCTTAAAAGGAAGTCTATATGGTCAATATGTTCGAAGATTTACAAATGTTAATGCAAGGATTGAACTAGGGAAACGCTTAGCTATGATTTTATTTCATCCTTCTGTTCATCACCAAATCATTGATTTTTTACGAAAAACGGAACCTACGGGCTCAAGGCGAGATTATGAACTTGTCTGTCAAATTGCATCGCAAAATACGAGTCCTATCTTAAGGTGGGTATATCCAGTTTTTAGGCATCATCCGAGCAAGGGAGATGATTGGAGTAATCGAAAAAAAGTAGACAAGCAACTATTTACTTCAGTTAATGAAACCGAACCAAAAGACATAAGAAGATGGGTTCATAAAAAAAGAGTGGAATTATATTGGTGTTATTACGTGGCAACATCTCTTCATATATAA